The following coding sequences are from one Halobacteria archaeon AArc-dxtr1 window:
- the ilvA gene encoding threonine ammonia-lyase, whose translation MLDRSDVLAARPRVQETSRHTPCDRSHTFSEMTGAEIFLKLENFQRTGAFKIRGATNRIATLSDAQQDAGIVTASAGNHAQGVALAATRAGVDATIVMPEDAPIAKVKATRGYGAEVVLSGIDYDEAAARAHEIEREEGRTYLHAFDDPDVMAGQGTIGLEILEDCPDVETVVVPIGGGGLISGIATAIKGAHPEVRVVGVQAEGAASAAAAVEAGERVVLDGVDTIADGIATRSVGERTLPIIRERVDEIVTVSDPEIAVTITHLLERSKTLVEGAGAVALAAVLFERFEYDEGEVIVPALCGGNIDLNTLTTVIVRGLVETGRYLKIRTVLVDRPGALEQLVEILSRHRANIYAIQHDRTSREVGMSDTEVELDLEMRGPDHVETVVSALREAGYEVDVLV comes from the coding sequence ATGCTCGACCGCTCGGACGTCCTCGCCGCCCGGCCGCGGGTGCAAGAGACGTCCAGACACACGCCCTGTGACCGATCACACACGTTCTCGGAGATGACCGGCGCTGAGATCTTCCTCAAACTCGAGAACTTCCAGCGAACGGGGGCGTTCAAGATTCGTGGCGCGACCAACCGCATCGCGACGCTCTCGGATGCACAGCAAGACGCCGGTATCGTCACCGCAAGCGCGGGCAACCACGCCCAGGGCGTTGCCCTGGCTGCCACCCGGGCCGGCGTCGACGCGACTATCGTCATGCCCGAGGACGCGCCGATCGCGAAGGTGAAAGCCACCAGAGGCTACGGCGCCGAGGTCGTTCTCTCGGGGATCGACTACGACGAGGCCGCCGCCCGCGCCCACGAGATCGAACGCGAGGAGGGCCGAACCTACCTTCACGCCTTCGACGACCCGGACGTGATGGCCGGTCAGGGGACGATCGGGCTCGAAATTTTGGAGGACTGCCCCGACGTCGAGACCGTCGTCGTCCCCATTGGCGGCGGCGGACTCATCAGTGGAATCGCCACCGCGATCAAGGGCGCCCACCCTGAGGTCCGCGTCGTCGGCGTGCAGGCCGAGGGCGCTGCGAGCGCCGCTGCTGCAGTCGAGGCGGGCGAGCGCGTCGTCTTGGATGGGGTCGACACGATCGCCGACGGGATCGCGACTCGCAGCGTCGGCGAGCGGACGCTCCCGATCATCCGTGAGCGCGTCGACGAGATCGTCACCGTCTCCGATCCCGAAATCGCCGTCACGATCACCCACCTTCTGGAGCGTTCGAAGACGCTCGTTGAGGGTGCCGGCGCGGTGGCGCTCGCGGCGGTTCTCTTCGAGCGCTTCGAGTACGACGAGGGCGAGGTGATCGTCCCCGCGCTCTGTGGCGGCAACATCGATCTCAACACGCTGACGACGGTGATCGTCCGCGGGCTGGTCGAGACCGGACGTTACCTCAAGATTCGAACGGTGCTGGTCGATCGCCCCGGCGCCTTAGAGCAGCTCGTCGAGATTCTGTCACGCCACCGCGCGAACATCTACGCCATCCAGCACGACCGAACCTCCCGGGAAGTCGGGATGAGCGACACCGAGGTCGAACTCGACCTCGAGATGCGCGGCCCGGACCACGTCGAGACCGTCGTCTCTGCCCTCCGCGAGGCTGGATACGAGGTCGACGTGCTCGTCTGA
- a CDS encoding AAA family ATPase: protein MERDDRPVASASERCDAVLSRVGEAVITDRGFLEHVLTAVLARGHVLLEDVPGTGKTLTALTLSQALGLDFNRIQFTPDLLPGDITGSHVFNEGTGEFEFTEGPVFANVVLADEINRAPPKTQAALLEAMDEGQVTVDGTTRDLPDPFLVIATQNPVEQEGTFELPEAQRDRFMVKSSIGYPELAGELELIERRSRRETKMPSVGSVLDTEGVRALQQVPEGVSMEPDLREYLVKLARETRTDDRVEIGVSPRGIQRYYEAARARAVISGRAYVAPDDVKRIAEPIMQHRLVLTTDARIAGVDGADVVADVIDRVEVPAVRP, encoded by the coding sequence ATGGAACGCGACGACCGCCCGGTCGCGTCGGCGAGCGAGCGCTGTGACGCCGTCCTCTCGCGGGTCGGCGAGGCCGTCATCACGGATCGGGGGTTCTTAGAGCACGTGCTCACGGCGGTGTTGGCACGCGGCCACGTCCTCTTGGAGGATGTCCCCGGAACCGGGAAGACGCTGACCGCACTGACGCTCTCGCAGGCGCTCGGGCTCGACTTCAACCGGATTCAGTTCACACCGGATCTCCTGCCGGGTGATATCACGGGTTCGCACGTGTTCAACGAGGGGACCGGCGAGTTCGAATTCACCGAGGGACCGGTGTTCGCGAACGTCGTGCTCGCCGACGAGATCAACCGCGCGCCGCCGAAGACACAGGCGGCGCTGTTAGAGGCGATGGACGAGGGACAGGTGACCGTCGACGGGACGACGCGTGACCTCCCCGACCCGTTTCTGGTGATCGCGACCCAGAACCCCGTCGAACAGGAGGGGACCTTCGAGCTGCCGGAAGCCCAGCGCGACCGCTTCATGGTCAAATCCTCGATCGGCTACCCGGAACTGGCGGGTGAACTCGAACTGATCGAGCGGCGCAGCCGGCGTGAGACGAAGATGCCGTCGGTCGGTTCGGTACTCGATACGGAGGGCGTCCGTGCGCTCCAGCAGGTTCCAGAGGGCGTCTCGATGGAACCCGACCTCCGGGAGTACCTCGTCAAGCTGGCCCGAGAGACCCGGACCGACGACCGAGTCGAAATCGGCGTCTCCCCGCGCGGTATCCAGCGCTACTACGAGGCAGCCCGCGCCCGCGCGGTGATTTCCGGTCGAGCGTACGTCGCCCCGGACGATGTAAAGCGCATCGCTGAACCGATCATGCAACACCGGCTCGTCCTGACGACCGACGCGAGGATCGCGGGCGTCGACGGAGCGGACGTCGTCGCCGACGTGATAGACCGCGTCGAGGTCCCGGCGGTGCGCCCATAA